CTTTGTCTCTGCTAATGCATCTGGTGAAGCTAATGTTAGGGCTTGGACCACTAAAAGAATGCTCTGTCTCTGCTAATGCATCTAGTGGAGCTAATGTTAGGGCTTGTCTCACCAGGCCCTGATGGTGTCCAGCATCAGCACGTTGTATGTGGTGGCACCGGGAAGTGGAGAGGACTCTGGAGTGTCTGAAATCTGAATGAATTTACAAGTTTGGTGTAGAATGTAAATTAATTTAGAAGTCAAAGGTGTTAAAGCAACCTTCTAGTGCtgggaaaaaataaagttttgcgaccagagggggtgggggggtttacaccatgttgacaaaagtattggaccCCACCATCCCGTGctgtcaggtgatgtgtgagtattaggtataaaggagaggatcacacaggagatcccagCACAGACACCATCAGATGCCACCAGGGGgagagctgacaacaaggtctggtgaTGCTAGTACTAGAGAGTACAGGATATCGCAGCTTTTGGAGTCCACTGTTGGctatgttattgggagatggagccatccggtgtgtgcggtgccaccacattcagggagacctcgtaaactgatagGTCGTGGACAAGATATccttgtatgagctgtgaaggcatcacagaCATTGTCTGCCTTtgctcagaaggtctcacaggccattggagtatccattagcaccagaaccatccgtagggAACTGCACGGGAAGGGTTATCATGGATGGGCAGCTACACACAACATCATAGCAGTGAATGCAAAGCTGTGCCTACAATGGTGCCAGGAGAATAATTCTTGAACTGTAAATCAGTGGAAGCAAGTTTTGTGGACGGATGGGCGCACTTGAATATGGTGGTTGCTTGGAGAGTGGTTTCTATGTGACTGCTTTGTCCCAATAGTGAAgtctggaggaggttctgttatggtatggggggtttctgctgggaaggactagtgaattccacctcaacacCAATGGCTGCAGAGGCATACCGGACAATTTGACATTACCTACCTGTTGCAATGCTTTGGTACAGCTCAGTGTCTTTACCAATATGACTGAGCACCAATATCATATGGCACACTGTGTTAAAGTTTGAGGAGCAAAACATCTACACACTTCAACGGCCAGctcaaagtccggatctcaatcccatcgagtgGGACGAACTAGAACACCGCATCCTTACATGCCCATCATTTCCCGCaccactatctgaagctctcctggaGGAATGGAGGCGAATCcgtccacacatctatgggaatttggtggaaagtggGCCAGGAGGTTTACTACAgtcaaatttcatcaccttctgtgTGTCCCAATACTATTGTTTACATGGTTTGTATTACCTGCCGTCAATTAGTTTGCTCCATTGTCCCCCAGATCCACCAGGCCCTGTTTTTGGTCTTCCAAGATGACCACCGAAGTTTTCTACCTAacacacactgtgcattagtagttTCACTTCacgctgctttctgattggccagtgttgatcaTGCAGAGTGCATCAGTAGTCCAACACATTACCAATACACAGATTGTATTAGGTAGTCAAAAGCATTCCGCAGCCATCTTGGTAGACCATAAATGGAGTCTGAAACTGGCGGATCCGAGAGATGACAGCACAGCAGGTAATCCAACTCCCCTTTACATTCCATGTACAAAATACTGTTCCAGAACTGGTGGATCACCTTCATTTATTTTGTAGCCTGGTCTGGCACCTGAATGAGTTTAGGGGTCTGAGGTCTTCATTTAGGGGTCTAGTTTGGTCTTCCCACTAATATATAATCATTCATATTCATATTTTCATTGTGAGCCTGTACTAAAACTAGCTGAGCAATGATGGCCTAAATATTAGCGAACATCTGCGTACAGTAAAAACCAAGGAAGCTATTGGTCCCAATCACGTATATTACCTGCTGTCAATCAATTTGCTCCATTGTCCCTCAGATCCACCAGGCCCTGTTTATGGTCTTCCAAGAGGGTCAGTCTCCAATATGTAGAGGTCCCTTGATTTACAGTAATGAAGCCGTGAACTCCTGAGTGCAGGGTGCGCAGACAACAGCTGAACCCAAATGGGTAACAAAGATGGATTTATCAATAAAAGCTAGAAACATTTCAGAACATCATGTCCAATCTGCACAAATATCAGAGCATTAAATGGAGGAGTGGCTCTGTGTATTATTAACGTATGTACAGCCTAGAATATATAGCGTAGCCCGTGTCCACGGAGTTGCAAACAGAAAAAGATAAACCCgggaaaataattttaaatgtaCAATATAACAAGAATTCAGTATAAAGTAACAATGAAAGGGGCTTCCCATCACCAAATGGGGGTCAGTAGCTGGGACTCCCAGCGATGCCTGTCATAAAACAAAGACATCAAAGTAATTCAGACTTTGGAGGATGGAGGGGGTAGGCGAACTTACTATACAAAAGCTGTTTTTTCTTTGCCCGTACTGCCCCTTTAAGAAAGGATACAATGTACCATAGTAGAGATACTCATGTTATTTGTTCTCCTATACTAGGAAACAGAATAAACAAACAAGTGAGACAAAAAGAAGTGATAAAACTCCATCAGTCTGGTTGTGATGATAAAATAAATAATTGCGCCAAAGCTTCTAAAGGCGAACTCCATTTTAAGCGAAGGAAAGTGAAACTCAACAAAGAATCGTTTATGAAAACTTTATTCCGAGACGAAGACAATGAAAGATACAGGTGATAAGTAacacgagtctccacagaacagGGAAAACTGCAACGAGAAGAGAAACATCAATCATATCCGAGTTCACGTTGTCACCCTTCCAATAAAGACTGAACTGGAGCATCTGCAAAGATGGCGGCACTACCGGATAGCGGTGACAAGATCATTGGCCCCTTAAAGGCCAAAAGTCAAAATGATCAagttgtaaaacaattctatagtCATTTCTTCACTACAATGTTTAAGGGGAAACTGGATGACGATTTATATGGCTGTCATTACAGCGTTCGTGGGGTCGTCACCACGCTTTCCCAGACATCTGAATGGCAAatgtacagaatttaaaaatgacattttataaAGAAATAGTAGTGATATTATTGTAGGCACATAAGTGAAGGGTAAGGAGACCTACACAAGGTGTTCGCAACGTCCGTTATGTTACATTACTATCTAACTGTTCACCGTCTATAACCCCTACACCCCCCACCAACTAGAAGAAGAACTTATAGGGGCTCATTTCACAAAATGAGCTCTTCACTGACCTCACCAATGGCCCACTGAAGCCCTGCATTGATGTAAGGGTCATTGACAATCTGCACCACAATTAGCGGCTCCGTTagagtttgtccaattggggcagatTCGCTGCATATTTTACATGTGGATCCTCCTTTCCGAAAATCCGAAGCATTTATAGTAGAAGTAGCAAAATCTCATTCTCATACTGCAGAAATAAATCCACTGTGAAAACggacatgcggtgcggaatttaAATCCATAACATGTCAAATATGGATGTGGATTTTTGGTGCGGAATCCACCTCTGAGGTATGTATATTCCACATCAAACGGTGctatttttgatgcagattttgcgcTGCGTATCTGCTTCAGAGTATCCGCTGTGGATTTACTGCAGCAAGTTCTGCCAGATATGGCagaaagggaacctgccacatccctacagcaccaaaaactaagttatggtgctgttcgggaGGGGGAGCCGGGGGAAATATTCTTTATATCAAGTTGCTCTCCCGATCCTGAGCTGTCACCCTATGAAGTTCACGTGCTACATACACTGTCTTCAGATTTCCGTGtgcacgctctcccatagacttgtagagCAGATCACACACATGGTAGTCTGAAAAAAGTTAGATTTCCATATGACGTGTGGACTTTAGTACGTAACAGCACGGGATTTGGacagagtataaaaaatacatcacctgactCCCTATCTGCTCTCCTAAAAGCACCTTAACTCAGTTTTTGGTGCTGTAGGGATGGGGTTCCTTTAAGCCCCTAactattgggccatgtaaaagagACACCGATTGGTTGACAAATGGGCGAACACGGCTGTGCGGTGCCTTTAGGCAAGCATAAAAATGTTCACTGGTCGGCTGTTCATCTCTCTATGTGATTGTGGTGATATATAGCCGGCCTGTGGGGTGAACAATTGTAAGTACAATCATTTGCCCCCAAAAGCTGtttcttggcccgtgtaaaacAATACATTAAGCTTGTTGATCAGCGCTTGTTACATTGGACTGAGAATTCAGCAAGTGTAAAAGAACCTTTACCTgatatggctgataacagggaataaTTGATTGCATTCACGTGTTCTacagttaaaggtgttttccccaCAGGATGAGGGAAAAACGCCTGATCACTGGGGCTCTGGCTACTGACATTGGCAGTGATCCCGAGACTGGCACACCCAAATGCGCCATGTGAATGGAACGGTGTTGTACATGTACACCATTCGCATGGGGCGTTTGGGTGCGCTGGTCttgtgattggtaggggtcccagcagtcggaccaccAGCAAACAGACATTTATCCCATATACTGTGGTCTTTAGTGTGAAAACCTCTTTACAGACTCTTCTCATTAGATGAAATTGTTCAGCAACACATAGTGGAATTTGTCACTGCAgaagtctgcaccaaaatctgcataccTAAATGAGGACTAAGATGCGGaatcgcatgaatatgaactccagtCTTTTGAATACACATAAGcgatgctgcaaggaaaaaaaattgtggcacggcctatttttctgcatttctcggaatgcatcgcctattgatttcaatgagaccctaAATCcattgcatgccgtgcgatgcgaggtttccccttTAATCCAATAgaaaacacttccgatcctctatcgcgTGTGAAACTTGCGCAaaaggatcggaatttcacaaaaGTGAAGTAATGGGTCTTTGCCAGAAAATCGCCTAGCATTTGTGGGTAAAACACTCACCTAAGGCTCCATTCTCACATGTCGGAATTGATGCAGActactgcagcaaaatccacatcagTCCAATGACGATCTGCATTCCACGCATGTGACTAGAGTTTTCTGCACCTACACTACGTGAGATTTCTGCACTGATTTTTAATTGCAGCATAGAAATAAGCAGCATACGAGTTATTTCTGCGGATTTCACACAAGCTAAATGCGAATTAACCCTGCTGAATAACGATGGGTTAATCATAATGCAGGTTAACAGCCCTTCAGCTGAAGACAGATCCACAGATTTTTGCCAGTATGTCCTGTAGTATATGCTGGTTGAATTAGATCCAATTTATGTGAACATACACTAAAGGATTCTGCAGATCTGTGGGAATTTACAGTACAATCTGCCCGGAAATCAGAGTAAGCTGTGGATATTCAAGTCTGCAACATGCTCATTCCTATATGGAAATGCGTCGGGCTTTCGCAGCGAATGTCTCCCTTTGCAATGAATAGagtgaaatctgtggcaaattATTCGCCATGTATGGACCCAGCCTAATAGACACATCACAAATGTACACCTGTACTAACCTATCGTGGCTAATATAGAGTCTTAATGGGGTTTTCTAGGACCAGGTTACCGTTTTAGTGGCAGACTGCCAGTCGTGACCCCGTTGATCAGCTGTCTTTTCCtggggacaggtcatcaataaaacccctttattgGTGGCGGTTCAGCCAATAGTAATTTACCTTTGTATCATAGTCTCCCAGGAAATATCAAGACGCTGATGCAATGAATTCCACACCAATATCTGtaggtctaactgtggattttgatgcggaattgcaggcaggttttaagacattttcaattccacatcaaaatatgcagattttggtgcagaattcaccgcAACTTGCAGTGCGTTGTGTGGTCTATTCCGTTCCTTTACAAGTTCTCCCCTCCAACTAAGATGTCACTTCGAAATATTTTAAATCTACTTCATGTATTTTCCACACATCACGCTTTGCAAACATCCCACACCCCCTTCAACGGCAGCATCTTCATGCCTTGTAGCATAGGGAATGAGGCCCAAACCTTCTGGAATCGAGACCTGCTTCCTCCAAGGCAAAAGACAGGACCCTACTGAACTGGAACTGCGTCAGCGGTGTTCCATTCTCATGGATAAAAAAGTTTCTACCCCCCTCCGGCCTCACCTCCAAGTATTTCCTCATTCTATTCAGAGGACATAAAAACTTGTCCTCTCGCTTTTTGACCTCAACCCATTGGCTTTTGTTGGATCGGACTTTCTGCATCTTGCAATATATAGAATTACGTTCCACAATGACGTCTTTGAACGACAGTCCTGTGCCGTCTTCCTCTTTGGTTCTGGCCACCAGCTCTTCCATGTCAAAGGAACCGTAAAAAGCCAAAGTGAAGACTGCTGAGAACAGTCGACTCTCGTTGTTGTCAAAGCAAACTTTTTTGGTGGCGTAGATCACGGAGCTGAGCTTTTCAGGGGTTAGGAGATCGCTATAGTCGCCATTGCTCTCCGTATCCACGTTATCCTCCATCTCCTTGTTCCTCCAACTCGTCAGCATCTGCTGGATGATAAACTGTTTAGTGACATCTTTCTTTTCCATGATCTGCAAGCAAAAGGAGATCCCGGCCAAGGTGCTCACCACTTTGCCCCGGCAGTACCCATTGGCTATTAGGTGTTCAAAGAAATCCACCATAATTTTCTCTGCCCGGCACCAACCTCTTTGGCGAGATGCTTTCTTGAACTGCATCCAAGCTTTCCAGGAGGCCAGATACTTCTCCCAGGTCCTAGGTGACAGTATAGAGTTGACAAGATCTTGAGCTGTCTGGTTACAGCCTGGTCTAAAGTCCAACGTTCCTTCATCAGATATCGTAACAAGGTCAGGATTTGCCCCGTCATCCTCCTCACATTCTCGGGATCTTCGGAGATAACTTGAGGTTGAGGCTTCTGAGCAGGACATGCCTTATTAGGAATCACTGGAGAGTATTCGAGCTTGGCTGATTTTACAATTGTCCCTGATGGTAGGAATGGTCACACCCAGTCACTTCAACTGTAAGAAGGCTTTCCATAAGCAGCAAGTTCCCTGAAACAGAAGGACAGGCAGTCATTGTCTGTAGTAATCTCTTAATGACTAGGAAGCGAATGACAGTGTAAAATTAGACGCTACAATGATAACGCAGATGGTGGTAATGTCGCTTCACTTCAAAGTGAAAAGGTAAATCCCATCTGACGCTTTTGACAGGTTATGCCAGATAGATGCGGGTCCCACCTCTGTGACCCACACCCAGCTCTAGATGTGGCCCAAGGTGGCTGAATGTGGTGGTCAGCGGTAGTTAGGAGATAGGTCTCATTTAGTTGACTGTAGTGCAAGTTGAGCCTAGCATCTCAGGCGCAACTCGAACCAAATGGCACATGGACATATGTGTCTTATCTGTGTGGACCAAGCACACTGCatcggtcagtgtgaaaactcacccatcataggctataatgtgtccatgtgctgtctgtgaaacACACGGCACACGGAAGCAACATACGGCCATCTGAACGAGGTCTTAAAGGGGATGTagcaagattgacttttatcaactatcatttatccacaggatagatgataaaagtgtcATCAGTGGGAGATCTCACTgccgagaccccactgatctcaagaacaagGGTCATGTATtctcctcttctcatcactgcaagctcactgcacccacccacagtgacatgGGGACTGAATAGAGCAGTGCTGTTTCGTACACAGGAATATTCACATTGCGGCCATGACTGGCTGACACGGGAATACCCTTTTAGGCTATGTCCACACATAATGGAGCAGGTAACATGCGGATTTTGAAGTGGATTTCACCCCCGTGTTTGAAGAGGTGAACTCTGTGtaaaaaatccacagcacttctgctatgtgtgaacttaCGGGTTTTTACGGTGGTCAATAAAGGACCTTACACTTGGCTGTTGTGTTTATACGGCAGCTTAATCTAAGCTGAGATGGGAATC
The nucleotide sequence above comes from Eleutherodactylus coqui strain aEleCoq1 chromosome 2, aEleCoq1.hap1, whole genome shotgun sequence. Encoded proteins:
- the LOC136611404 gene encoding uncharacterized protein gives rise to the protein MSCSEASTSSYLRRSRECEEDDGANPDLVTISDEGTLDFRPGCNQTAQDLVNSILSPRTWEKYLASWKAWMQFKKASRQRGWCRAEKIMVDFFEHLIANGYCRGKVVSTLAGISFCLQIMEKKDVTKQFIIQQMLTSWRNKEMEDNVDTESNGDYSDLLTPEKLSSVIYATKKVCFDNNESRLFSAVFTLAFYGSFDMEELVARTKEEDGTGLSFKDVIVERNSIYCKMQKVRSNKSQWVEVKKREDKFLCPLNRMRKYLEVRPEGGRNFFIHENGTPLTQFQFSRVLSFALEEAGLDSRRFGPHSLCYKA